One Carboxydothermus pertinax genomic window carries:
- a CDS encoding aspartate carbamoyltransferase catalytic subunit: protein MKRKHLLGLQELSAEEINTILDTARPMRDIIMRDIKKVPTLRGKTVATLFYEPSTRTRSSFELAAKFLSADTLSLNVAVSSVQKGESLIDTVRTIEAMGVEILVVRHQQSGVPQFIAAHTKMSVINAGDGFHEHPTQALLDLYTIKQKFYKIKDLRVAIIGDIFHSRVARSNIWGLLKLGAEVTVCGPPSLIPVEISKLGVRVETNLDRTLAWADVINVLRIQKERQDKGYLTGFDEYRDWYGITREKLNQLQNKKILILHPGPINRGVEIDDYVAESPQAMVNEQVTNGVAVRMAVLYLLAGGSDNGVTI from the coding sequence GTGAAACGAAAACATTTACTTGGCCTTCAAGAACTGTCGGCAGAAGAAATTAATACGATTTTGGATACGGCTCGTCCAATGCGAGATATTATTATGAGGGATATTAAAAAAGTTCCAACATTAAGGGGAAAAACTGTAGCAACGCTTTTTTATGAACCATCAACTAGGACCCGCAGTTCTTTTGAATTAGCGGCGAAGTTTTTAAGTGCTGATACTTTGAGCTTAAACGTGGCGGTAAGCAGTGTCCAAAAGGGCGAATCCCTGATTGATACTGTTCGAACCATAGAAGCTATGGGAGTTGAAATATTAGTGGTGCGGCATCAGCAATCGGGAGTTCCCCAGTTTATTGCAGCCCATACCAAAATGTCAGTAATAAATGCCGGGGATGGATTTCACGAACATCCGACGCAGGCTTTACTTGACTTATATACAATAAAACAAAAATTTTATAAAATTAAAGACCTTAGAGTTGCAATCATTGGGGATATTTTTCATAGCCGGGTTGCCCGCTCTAATATTTGGGGGTTACTTAAACTAGGGGCAGAAGTTACCGTATGTGGACCGCCTTCGCTAATTCCGGTAGAAATATCTAAACTAGGAGTTAGGGTAGAAACAAACTTAGACCGAACTCTGGCCTGGGCAGATGTCATAAATGTTTTAAGAATTCAAAAAGAACGGCAGGATAAAGGCTACTTAACGGGCTTTGACGAATACCGGGATTGGTATGGAATTACCCGGGAAAAATTAAACCAGCTGCAAAACAAAAAAATATTAATTCTTCATCCTGGACCGATAAACCGCGGAGTGGAAATCGATGACTATGTAGCCGAAAGCCCGCAAGCGATGGTTAATGAGCAAGTAACCAATGGTGTAGCAGTTAGGATGGCGGTTTTATACCTGTTAGCGGGGGGAAGCGATAATGGCGTTACTATTTAA
- a CDS encoding bifunctional nuclease family protein, whose translation MKKVAFHTIVFDGEMNPVVLLVDENQEFVLPLFLTPKELEPILFSLENFIPDQPETYNLLLEILKINNLKVKKLTITDILADRVFSVLSVLKGRKEQFYNCRINDGLALALYFKAPIYITEKVELSTYPITNLPEDLDKELQPLLEEWKKSLN comes from the coding sequence ATGAAGAAAGTAGCATTTCATACTATTGTCTTTGATGGAGAAATGAATCCGGTGGTGCTTTTAGTAGATGAAAATCAAGAGTTTGTTCTCCCTCTTTTCCTTACCCCTAAAGAATTAGAACCTATTCTTTTTTCTTTAGAAAATTTTATTCCCGACCAACCGGAAACTTATAATCTTTTATTGGAAATTTTAAAAATTAATAATTTAAAAGTAAAAAAATTAACTATAACTGATATCCTTGCGGACAGAGTGTTTTCGGTCCTCTCTGTGTTAAAAGGCCGAAAAGAACAATTTTATAACTGCCGAATAAACGATGGACTTGCTCTAGCCCTTTATTTTAAAGCTCCAATTTACATTACGGAAAAAGTTGAGTTATCTACTTATCCTATAACAAATTTACCAGAAGATCTCGATAAAGAACTTCAACCCTTACTTGAAGAATGGAAAAAAAGCCTTAATTAA
- the pyrR gene encoding bifunctional pyr operon transcriptional regulator/uracil phosphoribosyltransferase PyrR, with protein sequence MNLKTKAKIMDEDGVRRAIRRIAHEIVEKNNGVENLALIGVRRRGVPIAQRIAEEIKQFEGVEVPVGILDITLYRDDLSSLSHQPVVHQTEINFPITGKKLVLVDDVLYTGRTVRAALDALMDLGRPMLVQLAVLIDRGHREIPVRADYVGKNVPTSKKEVIHVHLADIDGDDAVYIMEKEDE encoded by the coding sequence ATGAATCTTAAGACCAAAGCTAAAATAATGGATGAAGATGGGGTAAGACGAGCAATACGGAGAATTGCTCACGAAATCGTGGAAAAAAATAACGGTGTGGAAAATTTAGCTTTAATTGGGGTAAGACGACGGGGTGTTCCTATTGCCCAGAGAATTGCTGAAGAAATTAAACAGTTTGAAGGGGTAGAGGTACCGGTTGGTATTTTAGATATTACTCTCTACCGGGATGACCTATCTTCCTTAAGCCACCAACCGGTAGTTCATCAAACGGAAATAAATTTTCCAATAACAGGTAAAAAACTTGTTTTAGTAGATGACGTTTTGTATACGGGACGTACTGTGCGGGCAGCTCTTGATGCTTTAATGGATTTAGGTAGGCCAATGTTGGTACAACTAGCAGTTTTAATTGATCGGGGACATAGAGAAATACCGGTTCGCGCTGATTATGTGGGGAAAAATGTTCCAACCTCCAAAAAGGAAGTTATTCATGTTCATTTAGCTGATATCGATGGGGATGATGCGGTTTATATAATGGAAAAAGAAGATGAGTAG